A stretch of Gemmatimonas aurantiaca T-27 DNA encodes these proteins:
- a CDS encoding prolyl oligopeptidase family serine peptidase yields MPTFLRFTGLAAALALPAAGVSTVAAQQAPTVPSIAPWLSPASPLTLVSARKADRIAWMVYDQGLRNVYTAAAPGFRPVRVTSFLDDDGTDLTDVRISDDGGVIVFVRGSAPNRFGWVANPSHDPRGAERAIWAVRSTGGAAWRVAEGGAPELSPDGRWVLFTRDGQIHRARVVRTPGVPITAMDTGGVPLITGWGRNGTPRWSPDGARIAFVSDRENHAFVAVYDVAKRTVTYVAPGVDCDGTPSWSPDSKSLAFSRRPGVPFGNQAQRGQGSIGNPAGPAVNFSAAIQTGNPAGGCGGGGFGGGAPAQTAAANDRNNMRGSPGFYTAAFEGGHTLKLMIADPVTGRAREVWQNAPRDSVFTTLNNMVWAGDQIVFPVNVPKDDFERWYAVSVNGGSPVRLTTTDGIIEDATSVSFSRDGGRSLIYTTNADDIERRHIWSVPVGGGTPRRLSTGDGVETYPQPLSSGKQVAVLYFGAKTPASVALVPMEGGAPRIIYPTLDKSFPTASHVVPEVVKTKAADGLEISNTLFLPKNLKPGDKRPAIVFVHGGPRRQMLPAYHYMQFYHWSYAVNQWLADQGYVVLSINYRSGVGYGKSFRDAPNTQGRGNSEYQDVLAGAKYLQARADVDPARVGIWGLSYGGLLTSQALARNSDIFVAGADLAGVHLYGNVIDSTNLAFKSSAVGAIDGWKSPVFLVHGDDDRNVDFAQTVGLVQLLRARNIYHELIVVPDDLHESMIHANWIDTFDRMGVFLKRFVWDKR; encoded by the coding sequence ATGCCCACGTTCCTTCGCTTTACCGGTCTCGCGGCGGCATTGGCCTTGCCGGCAGCGGGCGTCTCCACGGTTGCCGCGCAGCAGGCGCCCACCGTGCCCAGTATCGCGCCGTGGCTCTCGCCGGCGTCGCCGCTCACGCTGGTGTCGGCGCGCAAGGCCGACCGCATTGCCTGGATGGTTTACGATCAGGGGCTGCGCAATGTGTACACGGCCGCGGCACCAGGCTTTCGACCTGTTCGGGTGACCAGCTTTCTCGACGACGATGGCACCGACCTCACCGACGTGCGCATTTCGGACGATGGTGGCGTCATCGTATTCGTGCGTGGCTCGGCGCCCAATCGATTCGGGTGGGTGGCCAATCCCTCGCACGACCCGCGCGGCGCCGAACGGGCGATCTGGGCGGTGCGGAGCACGGGAGGGGCCGCATGGCGCGTGGCCGAAGGTGGTGCACCGGAACTGTCACCGGATGGTCGGTGGGTGCTGTTTACACGTGACGGACAGATCCACCGCGCCCGCGTGGTGCGTACGCCCGGTGTGCCCATCACCGCGATGGATACCGGGGGCGTACCACTCATCACAGGGTGGGGGCGCAATGGGACACCGCGCTGGTCACCCGACGGGGCGCGCATCGCGTTTGTCAGTGACCGCGAGAATCACGCCTTTGTGGCCGTGTATGACGTGGCGAAGCGCACGGTCACGTACGTAGCGCCAGGTGTCGATTGTGACGGCACTCCGAGTTGGTCACCCGATAGCAAATCACTGGCCTTCTCGCGCCGACCCGGTGTGCCGTTTGGCAATCAGGCGCAGCGCGGTCAGGGCAGCATCGGCAATCCCGCTGGTCCTGCTGTGAACTTCAGTGCGGCCATCCAGACCGGCAATCCGGCAGGCGGTTGTGGTGGCGGTGGCTTTGGCGGCGGAGCTCCGGCCCAGACGGCTGCAGCGAATGACCGCAACAACATGCGCGGTTCACCGGGCTTTTACACAGCGGCCTTCGAGGGTGGTCACACGCTCAAGCTGATGATCGCCGATCCGGTCACGGGACGTGCACGGGAGGTGTGGCAGAACGCGCCGCGTGACAGCGTGTTCACCACTCTGAACAACATGGTGTGGGCCGGCGATCAGATCGTGTTTCCGGTGAACGTGCCCAAGGACGACTTCGAACGCTGGTACGCGGTGTCGGTGAACGGTGGTTCACCGGTACGCCTCACTACCACGGACGGCATCATCGAAGATGCAACCTCGGTGTCGTTCTCGCGTGATGGTGGTCGGTCGTTGATCTACACCACCAACGCCGACGACATCGAACGGCGGCACATCTGGTCGGTACCTGTTGGCGGCGGCACACCGCGGCGCCTGTCCACGGGCGATGGGGTGGAGACGTACCCTCAGCCCCTGTCCTCAGGGAAGCAGGTGGCGGTGCTGTACTTCGGCGCAAAGACCCCGGCGTCGGTAGCGCTGGTGCCGATGGAAGGTGGTGCGCCGCGCATCATCTACCCCACGCTCGACAAGTCATTCCCTACGGCGTCGCATGTGGTGCCCGAGGTGGTGAAGACCAAGGCCGCCGACGGCCTCGAAATCAGCAACACGCTCTTCCTGCCAAAGAACCTCAAGCCCGGTGACAAGCGACCAGCCATTGTGTTCGTGCATGGCGGACCGCGGCGGCAGATGTTGCCAGCCTATCACTACATGCAGTTCTACCACTGGTCCTATGCCGTGAACCAGTGGCTCGCTGATCAAGGGTATGTGGTGCTCAGCATCAACTATCGAAGCGGCGTGGGCTATGGCAAGAGTTTCCGGGACGCACCAAACACTCAGGGGCGTGGAAACTCGGAGTATCAGGATGTGCTGGCAGGCGCGAAGTACCTGCAGGCACGCGCCGATGTCGATCCGGCACGTGTTGGCATATGGGGGCTGTCGTACGGCGGTCTGCTCACGTCACAGGCGCTGGCACGCAACAGCGACATTTTTGTGGCGGGCGCCGATCTCGCCGGTGTGCACCTCTACGGCAATGTGATCGACTCCACCAATCTGGCTTTCAAATCCTCCGCCGTTGGCGCCATCGATGGCTGGAAGTCACCGGTGTTCCTCGTGCACGGCGATGACGACCGCAATGTGGACTTTGCGCAAACGGTGGGGCTCGTGCAGCTCCTGCGAGCGCGGAACATCTACCACGAGCTCATCGTCGTGCCCGATGATCTGCATGAGTCGATGATTCATGCAAACTGGATCGATACGTTCGATCGCATGGGCGTGTTCCTGAAGCGATTCGTGTGGGACAAGCGATAG
- a CDS encoding peptidylprolyl isomerase, giving the protein MWPLVFALLQGASAASAQPARIVAPSRTITPYDILVAEYQREQGRPVLAAALRADDPSIRLLAFRSVMRSEPARFTTEAAAALDSAPLAVQREAMRVLAFAAPPYSLLSKGPLTRFRDAELRALAYAAYGRTAPGDAAAERVLIEGLRDTSLVARRGVARGLEVWSRRTARAYKVSADALSPMRQAFLDSPDVEVRRFLLPAMTAMGLRDSVVVRTGLADRDEQVRRLSVALGGVWTDDTSPMVRWQALRVAGDCTRAAALVRDSSQHVALLAIDLLGDKKCDAALLLPLVQANAPWLQRAHATVALAKVAPDRAAGPTQALAASPVWQARAWAAQAARILRDTVVLGRLASDRDPNVAIAALTTPAQAYHALSRDHAGLLMRAGNVLRDSALRVPGVERDQVLKQVIAAFDRITRTKPATWRDARMALLNAAAVGPTEYVPWMSSLLTDADTAIAGAAAKRLEALSTTRPLTLRYSPAPFPGEATLSALRDATATIRMRGLGTIRIRLLTEDAPATVHTFVTLAERGDFNGRTLHRVVSSFVLQGGSPGADEYDPATSSFMRDEIGGSHRRGTFGISTRGRDTGDGQMFINLVDNVRLDNDYTVFAETISGLDVIDRIQEGNVIESITIQRASAGAGRSGARR; this is encoded by the coding sequence ATGTGGCCTCTTGTCTTTGCGCTGCTTCAGGGAGCCAGCGCTGCGTCTGCCCAGCCCGCCCGCATCGTCGCGCCGTCCAGAACGATCACGCCATACGACATTCTGGTCGCCGAGTACCAACGTGAGCAGGGGCGGCCGGTACTCGCTGCCGCGCTACGAGCCGACGATCCCTCGATTCGGCTGCTGGCGTTTCGTTCGGTGATGCGTTCGGAGCCAGCGCGATTCACCACGGAAGCCGCAGCGGCCCTCGACTCGGCACCACTGGCCGTGCAACGCGAAGCCATGCGGGTACTCGCCTTTGCCGCACCGCCGTATTCGCTGCTGAGCAAGGGACCGCTCACCCGTTTTCGCGATGCCGAATTACGTGCCCTGGCCTACGCCGCCTACGGTCGGACGGCACCGGGCGACGCGGCCGCAGAACGAGTGCTGATCGAAGGCCTGCGTGACACGTCCCTCGTCGCACGACGGGGCGTCGCACGCGGACTGGAAGTCTGGTCGCGCCGTACGGCCCGCGCCTACAAGGTGTCTGCCGATGCGCTCTCCCCCATGCGGCAGGCCTTTCTCGACTCCCCAGATGTCGAAGTGCGGCGGTTTCTGTTGCCGGCCATGACGGCGATGGGCCTTCGCGATTCGGTGGTGGTGCGCACCGGACTGGCGGATCGCGATGAGCAGGTACGCCGTCTATCGGTGGCGCTGGGCGGTGTGTGGACCGACGACACCTCGCCCATGGTGCGATGGCAGGCACTGCGTGTCGCTGGTGATTGCACACGGGCCGCAGCGCTGGTGCGAGACAGCAGTCAGCATGTGGCATTGCTTGCCATAGATCTGCTGGGAGACAAGAAGTGTGATGCTGCGTTGCTTCTGCCGCTGGTGCAGGCCAACGCACCGTGGCTGCAGCGAGCGCATGCGACCGTCGCCCTCGCCAAAGTGGCGCCGGATCGCGCGGCGGGCCCCACGCAGGCCCTGGCCGCCTCACCGGTGTGGCAGGCACGGGCCTGGGCTGCACAAGCCGCGCGTATCCTGCGCGATACCGTGGTCTTGGGTCGCCTGGCGAGTGACCGCGACCCCAACGTGGCCATCGCGGCGCTGACCACACCGGCCCAGGCCTACCACGCACTCTCACGCGACCACGCGGGCCTGTTGATGCGGGCAGGCAATGTGCTACGCGACTCGGCGCTGCGCGTCCCAGGTGTTGAACGCGATCAGGTCTTGAAGCAGGTCATCGCGGCATTCGATCGGATCACGCGCACCAAGCCGGCCACCTGGCGTGACGCACGCATGGCACTGCTGAATGCTGCGGCCGTCGGTCCAACCGAGTATGTGCCGTGGATGTCCTCGCTATTGACCGACGCTGATACGGCGATCGCTGGCGCGGCAGCCAAGCGGCTGGAGGCCCTCTCCACCACACGTCCACTCACCCTGCGCTATTCCCCGGCGCCATTTCCCGGTGAGGCGACGCTCAGTGCACTGCGCGATGCCACGGCGACCATCCGCATGCGTGGACTCGGCACTATCCGCATTCGCCTGCTCACCGAAGACGCACCAGCCACGGTGCACACGTTCGTCACGCTGGCCGAACGCGGTGACTTCAACGGAAGAACACTGCACCGGGTGGTCTCGAGCTTCGTGCTGCAGGGCGGCAGTCCGGGAGCGGATGAATACGATCCCGCCACGTCCTCTTTCATGCGCGATGAAATCGGCGGCAGTCACCGTCGCGGCACCTTCGGCATTTCCACCAGAGGCCGCGATACGGGCGATGGACAGATGTTCATCAACCTCGTAGACAATGTCCGCCTGGACAACGACTACACGGTGTTTGCCGAAACGATCTCCGGACTCGATGTCATCGATCGCATCCAGGAAGGCAATGTGATCGAATCCATCACCATCCAGCGCGCGTCCGCGGGAGCGGGGCGATCGGGAGCCCGTCGATGA
- a CDS encoding M28 family metallopeptidase produces MRLVCSRWPIAATGALLASSLVSVAQAQGTNRYGNPARVAPAPTKAAIDVRDLQIRLYQFADDSMQGRQVGRAGNKKGTDYLAAEVKRLGLVPAGDNGTYFQNLPFHLRKFTDHSRLTVDGNPLLWNADFVAVPGQRAPRFITDAEVVYGGIQGDTSTQISSAAAAGKFVVLLPPAGGARASQGQAFAVRPGFAPAPTRFADAVAVATVDLDALTPAQRVAINEPTAASQIAPPRAPRAGAPGAPATTGPVDSLVLLKQQLAALQPSATIRLTRDAASRLFHGASVEGLSPGAKGGTVSAALDFVELPTEWARNVIAVIPGSDPKLKHQYVAIGAHNDHVGFATPVDKDSIKVFNDARIKLQIANEMRGLGPEQLSSIKVNMDSIRRVHPKPRLDSINNGADDDGSGSMAVLEIAEAIQAMPVKPKRSTIFIWHAGEEAGLLGSAYFVRNPTVPIDSIVAQLNVDMIGRGRTEDLPGGSDDYLGVVGSWFDSKDLGEQVQAVNKKLAKPLAFDYKFDDPIAWAGYNNIYGRSDHYNYAVQGIPIAFFFTGLHGDYHQRSDEAEFIDYPHYARIANYIRDLTVEVANGPRPRLNGTKPAKPKNIVP; encoded by the coding sequence ATGCGGCTCGTCTGCTCTCGGTGGCCCATCGCGGCCACCGGTGCGCTGCTCGCGTCGTCCCTCGTGTCCGTGGCCCAGGCCCAGGGCACCAACCGTTACGGCAACCCCGCGCGCGTGGCGCCGGCGCCGACCAAGGCTGCCATCGACGTGCGTGACCTGCAGATCCGCCTCTACCAGTTTGCCGACGACTCCATGCAGGGGCGTCAGGTGGGGCGGGCCGGCAACAAGAAGGGCACCGATTACCTCGCTGCTGAAGTGAAGCGCCTGGGGTTGGTGCCCGCTGGGGACAATGGTACCTACTTCCAGAACCTGCCGTTTCACCTCCGCAAATTCACCGACCATTCGCGGCTGACCGTCGACGGCAATCCACTGCTGTGGAATGCCGACTTCGTGGCCGTGCCCGGTCAGCGCGCGCCGCGATTCATCACGGATGCCGAGGTGGTGTACGGCGGCATTCAGGGTGACACGAGCACGCAGATTTCATCCGCGGCTGCGGCTGGCAAATTTGTCGTGCTGCTGCCGCCAGCCGGTGGCGCGCGGGCGTCGCAAGGTCAGGCCTTTGCCGTGCGTCCCGGATTTGCGCCGGCCCCGACACGTTTTGCCGACGCGGTGGCCGTGGCCACGGTGGATCTCGACGCGCTCACCCCTGCGCAGCGTGTTGCGATCAACGAACCCACCGCCGCATCGCAGATAGCCCCGCCGCGGGCTCCGCGTGCGGGCGCACCTGGCGCGCCTGCCACCACCGGGCCTGTGGACTCGCTCGTGTTGCTGAAACAGCAGCTCGCGGCACTGCAGCCGTCGGCCACCATCCGTCTCACGCGCGACGCGGCCTCACGGCTCTTTCACGGCGCCAGCGTAGAAGGACTCTCACCGGGCGCCAAGGGCGGCACGGTGTCGGCGGCGCTCGACTTCGTGGAGCTACCCACTGAGTGGGCCCGCAATGTGATTGCGGTGATCCCGGGCAGCGATCCGAAGCTCAAGCATCAGTACGTGGCCATCGGCGCTCACAATGATCATGTGGGCTTTGCGACGCCGGTGGACAAGGATTCCATCAAGGTCTTCAACGACGCGCGCATCAAGCTGCAGATCGCAAACGAAATGCGCGGACTCGGCCCCGAGCAGCTCTCGTCGATCAAGGTGAACATGGACAGCATCCGTCGTGTGCATCCCAAGCCGCGTCTCGACTCCATCAACAATGGCGCTGATGACGACGGCTCCGGTTCGATGGCGGTACTGGAAATCGCCGAAGCCATCCAGGCCATGCCGGTGAAGCCCAAGCGCTCCACCATCTTCATCTGGCACGCCGGTGAAGAAGCCGGGTTGTTGGGCTCTGCCTACTTCGTGCGCAATCCCACCGTGCCGATCGACAGCATCGTGGCGCAGCTCAACGTGGACATGATCGGGCGTGGCCGCACCGAAGATCTGCCTGGTGGCAGTGATGACTATCTCGGTGTGGTGGGCTCGTGGTTCGATTCCAAGGACCTGGGTGAACAGGTGCAGGCGGTGAACAAGAAACTCGCCAAGCCACTCGCCTTCGACTACAAGTTCGACGATCCGATCGCGTGGGCCGGTTACAACAACATCTACGGTCGCAGCGATCACTACAACTACGCTGTGCAGGGTATCCCGATCGCGTTCTTCTTCACGGGACTGCATGGTGACTATCACCAGCGCAGCGACGAAGCCGAATTCATCGACTATCCGCACTATGCGCGCATCGCGAACTATATCCGCGACCTGACGGTGGAAGTGGCCAACGGACCGCGCCCGCGGCTCAATGGCACCAAGCCGGCCAAGCCGAAGAATATCGTGCCGTAA
- a CDS encoding gamma-glutamyltransferase gives MRSRLSVLYCTSIVSALLVPLTIGHAQSASTAVTERQSPVRRPAVSSLGTLAFEQDGHLYFRFADGTTTRVSAGTAYHRDASFTSGALYFASDSAGHYDIWRLPLDGRDRPSGAATRLTTSSAHDVSPSAGTNGVIVFQRGLGGESRAWVREADGRERRLSTTERTERRPRMSSDGRRVALLALTETGRKAVALSIDGSGESTVSTDATLEDLAWGGTTQIALSTRNGVYVVPVTGSTYLNLASRSHGDIDWSANGTTITIAEQRDVVVSYNGDPDRGVDRSAHERQVLSGGALPGVYQVTAPRVVDSDRATVAASALPDRATTNAAAFDRMWDRSARLYFSGSANETGRSTWHGVRDRWRPLAVAAPSDSALQQVLHAALQQRPALRREATGRAAVSSAHPTATEAGLEMFRQGGNVIDAAVAVSFALGVVEPDASGIGGYGEMVINLKGQANPTLIEFMSRVPEEGGLNNTSLLVNGRYPSDGPVLVNVPGTVAGMYLAWQRYGSRKLTWAQLLAPAIRAARDGYAVSDGLATTLATEREHFTKYEGSRALFFRDGKPLVAGDTVRNPDLAWVLEQIASKGADGFYKGEVAERWVKDLRGKGNAMKTSDLARYFANEREPVCGTYRTFRVCSSSPPVSGGADLVARLNLLEQYRAPKRYTDDAGTLHATLSAWFLTPSSRGKIADPALWPIDIATIVDKDTARVRWQCFDATRALTPQSVRGDTLPCLKASAAKTTSSGAGDATSDATRDASNNAFATSLDTDSPCGDDHAAEMDVCHAAGTTAYTVADADGNVVAVTQTLGTWGGNFYVTPGLGFLSNDKLTSYGTDPTQYGSRLPFARHGSTLAPTIAYKGNRPVFAVGAAGNAWITSAVYQTLLGALDYNLGPQAALELPRFLPGGGAPAGASNPPYNIQLEDGFAPQVVQRLRGLGYDLSFVSARGELREGYGAAIRIDGKSVTAGADPRRAGVAGAVR, from the coding sequence ATGAGATCACGTCTCTCGGTACTGTATTGCACGAGCATCGTGTCGGCGCTTCTTGTGCCATTGACCATCGGACACGCGCAATCGGCCAGCACCGCGGTGACCGAACGCCAGTCGCCGGTTCGACGCCCTGCCGTCTCGTCGCTCGGCACCCTCGCGTTTGAACAGGACGGCCACCTCTACTTCCGGTTTGCAGACGGCACCACCACGCGTGTGAGCGCGGGCACCGCGTATCATCGTGACGCCAGCTTCACGTCCGGCGCCCTGTACTTCGCGTCGGACTCCGCGGGGCACTATGACATCTGGCGCCTTCCGCTCGACGGGCGGGATCGTCCCAGCGGTGCCGCCACCCGTCTGACCACCTCGTCGGCACACGACGTATCGCCGAGCGCGGGCACCAACGGCGTGATCGTCTTTCAGCGCGGACTGGGTGGCGAATCGCGTGCATGGGTGCGTGAAGCCGATGGGCGCGAACGTCGTCTGAGCACGACCGAGCGCACCGAACGCCGCCCTCGGATGTCCAGCGATGGCCGACGCGTGGCCCTGCTCGCACTGACCGAAACCGGACGAAAGGCCGTGGCACTGTCGATCGATGGCAGTGGTGAGTCGACCGTGAGCACGGATGCCACACTGGAAGATCTCGCCTGGGGTGGTACGACGCAGATCGCCCTCTCCACCCGCAATGGCGTGTACGTGGTGCCCGTCACCGGCAGCACGTATCTCAATCTGGCTTCTCGCAGCCATGGCGACATCGACTGGTCAGCCAATGGCACAACCATCACCATCGCCGAACAGCGCGATGTGGTGGTGAGTTACAACGGCGATCCGGATCGGGGCGTGGACCGTTCGGCGCACGAACGACAAGTGCTTTCTGGTGGTGCATTGCCCGGGGTGTATCAGGTGACCGCGCCGCGTGTGGTGGACAGTGATCGCGCCACAGTCGCCGCCTCCGCATTGCCCGATCGTGCGACGACCAACGCTGCGGCGTTCGACCGCATGTGGGATCGCAGCGCACGACTCTACTTCAGCGGCTCGGCCAATGAGACGGGACGCAGCACGTGGCACGGCGTGCGCGACCGCTGGCGTCCACTCGCTGTGGCCGCGCCGTCGGATAGTGCCTTGCAGCAGGTGCTGCACGCTGCCTTGCAGCAACGTCCGGCGTTGCGTCGTGAAGCCACAGGCCGAGCCGCGGTGTCGAGTGCGCACCCCACCGCCACCGAAGCCGGCCTCGAGATGTTCCGGCAGGGTGGCAATGTCATCGATGCCGCCGTGGCGGTGAGCTTTGCCTTGGGTGTGGTGGAGCCGGACGCCAGTGGGATCGGCGGGTACGGAGAGATGGTCATCAATCTCAAGGGACAGGCCAACCCCACTCTCATCGAGTTCATGAGCCGTGTGCCCGAAGAAGGTGGACTGAACAACACGTCCCTGCTCGTGAATGGCCGCTATCCGAGCGATGGGCCGGTGCTGGTGAATGTGCCTGGCACGGTGGCCGGGATGTATCTCGCGTGGCAGCGCTATGGCAGCCGGAAGCTCACGTGGGCGCAGTTGCTCGCCCCGGCCATTCGCGCCGCACGCGATGGCTATGCGGTGAGTGATGGTCTCGCCACCACGTTGGCCACCGAGCGGGAACACTTCACGAAGTACGAAGGCAGCCGCGCCTTGTTCTTCCGCGATGGCAAGCCGCTGGTCGCCGGCGACACGGTGCGGAATCCGGATCTGGCGTGGGTGCTCGAACAGATCGCCAGCAAAGGCGCGGACGGCTTCTACAAGGGCGAAGTGGCCGAGCGTTGGGTGAAGGATCTGCGCGGCAAAGGCAACGCGATGAAGACCAGTGATCTGGCCCGCTACTTTGCCAATGAGCGGGAACCGGTGTGCGGCACCTATCGCACGTTCCGCGTGTGTTCGAGCTCGCCGCCGGTGAGCGGTGGGGCCGATCTGGTGGCACGCCTCAACCTGCTGGAGCAGTACCGCGCTCCCAAGCGCTACACGGATGACGCGGGCACGTTGCACGCCACCCTGTCGGCGTGGTTCCTCACCCCATCGTCGCGTGGCAAGATCGCTGACCCGGCACTCTGGCCCATCGACATCGCCACCATCGTGGACAAGGACACGGCACGGGTGCGCTGGCAGTGTTTCGATGCCACGCGGGCACTCACACCACAAAGTGTGCGTGGTGATACTCTGCCCTGCCTCAAGGCCTCCGCGGCGAAGACCACCTCGTCGGGGGCCGGCGATGCGACGAGTGATGCCACACGTGATGCGTCGAACAACGCGTTCGCCACGTCGCTCGACACCGATTCGCCATGTGGAGACGACCACGCGGCCGAGATGGACGTGTGCCACGCGGCGGGCACGACAGCTTACACGGTGGCCGACGCCGACGGGAATGTGGTCGCCGTGACGCAGACCCTGGGCACCTGGGGTGGCAACTTCTACGTGACACCCGGCCTCGGCTTCCTCAGCAACGACAAACTGACCAGCTACGGCACCGATCCGACGCAGTACGGATCGCGCTTGCCCTTCGCCCGCCATGGCAGCACACTCGCGCCCACCATTGCCTACAAAGGCAATCGTCCGGTGTTTGCGGTGGGTGCAGCCGGCAATGCCTGGATCACGTCCGCGGTGTACCAGACACTGCTCGGCGCGCTCGACTACAATCTCGGACCACAAGCTGCGCTCGAGCTGCCGCGGTTTCTGCCCGGCGGCGGTGCGCCAGCGGGCGCTTCCAATCCGCCCTACAACATCCAGCTCGAAGACGGCTTTGCCCCGCAGGTGGTGCAGCGGTTGCGGGGGTTGGGCTACGACCTGTCATTCGTATCGGCGCGCGGTGAGTTGCGCGAAGGATACGGCGCGGCGATTCGCATCGACGGCAAGAGTGTGACCGCGGGAGCGGATCCGCGGCGCGCGGGTGTAGCGGGGGCAGTGCGCTGA
- a CDS encoding acyloxyacyl hydrolase: protein MRIDPRLRVILMLLATALLPTPGAAQWLRRAPVQVDFAFSDAVALRTASHNEAVKGDLRALSVQFTRAAFRTTWRGQPLTVSWLGEALPAMLVKAGAPANRVPTLQSSREEALDPVRMARYATRDVYGFGVSPFGAEVEIPLSPRVHVLLNTTAGGAWFNKVVPYGRATQANFTVAPGAALQIPLSKSRALAVGYALHHLSNASFGDANPGLNSHLITVRLRSR, encoded by the coding sequence ATGCGGATCGATCCACGCTTGCGTGTGATCCTGATGCTGCTCGCCACTGCGCTGCTCCCGACTCCGGGGGCAGCGCAGTGGTTGCGTCGGGCCCCGGTGCAGGTGGATTTTGCGTTCTCCGATGCCGTGGCACTGCGCACGGCCTCGCACAACGAAGCGGTGAAAGGTGATCTGCGCGCACTGTCGGTGCAGTTCACACGCGCGGCATTTCGCACGACCTGGCGCGGTCAGCCACTCACCGTGTCATGGCTGGGCGAGGCGCTGCCAGCGATGCTGGTGAAAGCCGGCGCGCCAGCCAATCGGGTGCCCACCCTGCAAAGCAGCCGAGAAGAGGCACTCGATCCGGTGCGCATGGCGCGGTATGCCACGCGGGATGTGTACGGATTTGGCGTGTCGCCCTTCGGCGCCGAAGTAGAGATCCCGCTCTCTCCACGCGTGCATGTTCTGCTGAACACCACCGCCGGCGGTGCGTGGTTCAACAAAGTGGTGCCCTACGGACGCGCGACGCAGGCCAATTTCACGGTCGCACCGGGCGCAGCCCTGCAGATTCCGCTGTCGAAGTCGCGGGCACTGGCCGTGGGATATGCCCTGCATCACCTGTCCAATGCGAGCTTCGGTGATGCCAATCCGGGGCTCAATTCGCATTTGATCACGGTGCGCCTCCGCTCCCGATAG